From a single Arthrobacter sp. SLBN-112 genomic region:
- the clpB gene encoding ATP-dependent chaperone ClpB — protein sequence MDVKFTTKSQEALSAAAMNASTAGNPQVEPAHLLKALMDQREGVAVALLRATGADPDAVSVQASSAIKALPATSGGSSQQAQLSRPALQAIQHAKEEADRLGDSFVSTEVLLVGLSAGNDAAARLLRDAGASREALLAALPGVRGDRKVDSPDPENTFQALEKYGTDLTAMARAGKLDPVIGRDSEIRRVVQVLSRRTKNNPVLIGEPGVGKTAVVEGLAQRMVAGDVPESLRGKTLISLDLGSMVAGAKYRGEFEERLKAVLEEIKGSEGQIVTFIDEIHTVVGAGATGDSSMDAGNMLKPMLARGELRLIGATTLDEYRENIEKDAALERRFQQVYVGEPSVEDTIGILRGLKERYEAHHKVSIADSALVAAATLSNRYISGRQLPDKAIDLVDEAASRLRMEIDSAPEEIDQLRRQVDRLTMEELALEGETDAASVERLAALRADKADKEEELSALNARWEAEKAGLNRVGDLKAKLDELRSAADKAQREGDLEAASRILYGEIPALERELNAAAEAEAAVTDKSAQMVAEEVTAEDIAEVISAWTGIPAGRMLQGESQKLLHMEEELGRRLIGQSKAVAAVSDAVRRARAGISDPNRPTGSFLFLGPTGVGKTELAKALADFLFDDERAMVRIDMSEYGEKHSVARLVGAPPGYVGYEEGGQLTEAVRRRPYSVVLLDEVEKAHPEVFDILLQVLDDGRLTDGQGRTVDFRNVILVLTSNLGSQFLVDQSLDAEAKRNAVMATVNASFKPEFLNRLDEVVLFDALTVEELAHIVELHVAELGRRLHERRLTLDVTDGAKAWLALSGFDPAYGARPLRRLVQREIGDRLAKAILAGEISDGDTVLVDTAPDFGELTEGNVDTMTGAPSSGLSVRRKD from the coding sequence TTGGACGTCAAATTCACCACCAAGAGCCAGGAGGCTCTTTCCGCCGCGGCAATGAACGCCTCGACGGCCGGGAACCCGCAGGTGGAACCGGCCCACCTCCTCAAGGCGCTGATGGACCAGCGTGAGGGCGTCGCCGTCGCGCTGCTGCGCGCCACCGGTGCCGATCCCGATGCCGTCAGCGTCCAGGCCAGCAGCGCCATCAAGGCCCTGCCCGCCACTTCCGGCGGCTCAAGCCAGCAGGCGCAGCTGTCCCGGCCCGCCCTGCAGGCCATCCAGCATGCCAAGGAGGAGGCGGACCGCTTGGGCGATTCCTTCGTCTCCACCGAGGTGCTCCTGGTGGGCCTCTCGGCCGGCAACGATGCCGCGGCCCGCCTGCTGCGCGACGCCGGCGCCTCCCGCGAAGCGCTCCTGGCTGCCCTGCCGGGGGTCCGCGGCGACCGCAAGGTGGACAGCCCGGATCCCGAAAATACGTTCCAGGCACTCGAGAAGTACGGCACCGACCTCACCGCCATGGCCCGCGCCGGCAAACTGGACCCCGTGATCGGCCGCGACTCCGAAATCCGGCGCGTGGTCCAGGTCCTCTCGCGGCGCACCAAGAACAACCCGGTACTCATCGGCGAACCCGGCGTGGGCAAGACCGCAGTAGTGGAAGGCCTTGCGCAGCGGATGGTGGCCGGCGACGTCCCGGAAAGCCTGCGCGGGAAGACCCTCATCTCCCTGGACCTCGGGTCCATGGTGGCCGGAGCCAAGTACCGCGGTGAGTTCGAGGAGCGGCTGAAGGCGGTACTGGAGGAGATCAAGGGCTCCGAGGGCCAGATCGTCACCTTCATCGATGAGATCCACACCGTGGTGGGTGCCGGCGCCACTGGTGATTCCTCCATGGATGCCGGCAACATGCTCAAGCCCATGCTGGCCCGCGGCGAGCTGCGCCTGATCGGTGCCACCACGCTGGACGAGTACCGCGAGAACATCGAAAAGGACGCAGCCCTGGAACGCCGCTTCCAGCAGGTGTACGTGGGCGAGCCCAGCGTCGAGGACACCATCGGCATCCTCCGCGGCCTCAAGGAGCGCTACGAGGCGCACCACAAAGTGTCCATCGCGGACTCCGCCCTGGTGGCGGCAGCCACCCTGTCCAACCGCTACATCTCGGGCCGCCAGCTGCCGGACAAGGCCATCGACCTGGTGGACGAGGCCGCGTCCCGGCTGCGCATGGAGATCGACTCCGCTCCGGAGGAGATCGACCAGCTGCGGCGCCAGGTGGACCGGCTGACCATGGAAGAGCTCGCGCTGGAGGGCGAGACCGATGCCGCCTCCGTGGAACGGCTGGCCGCGCTCCGGGCCGACAAGGCGGACAAGGAAGAGGAACTTTCCGCGCTCAACGCCCGGTGGGAGGCCGAAAAGGCGGGCCTGAACCGGGTGGGTGACCTGAAGGCCAAGCTGGATGAGCTGCGCTCCGCCGCGGACAAGGCCCAGCGCGAAGGCGACCTGGAGGCCGCCTCCCGCATCCTCTACGGGGAAATCCCGGCGCTGGAACGGGAACTGAACGCCGCCGCCGAGGCCGAGGCTGCCGTGACGGACAAGTCCGCCCAGATGGTGGCGGAGGAAGTGACGGCGGAAGACATCGCCGAGGTCATTTCGGCCTGGACCGGCATCCCCGCCGGCCGCATGCTGCAGGGCGAAAGCCAGAAGCTGCTGCACATGGAGGAGGAGCTCGGCAGGCGGCTCATCGGCCAAAGCAAGGCGGTGGCCGCTGTGTCAGACGCCGTCCGGCGTGCCCGCGCCGGCATCAGCGACCCCAACCGGCCCACGGGTTCCTTCCTGTTCCTGGGCCCCACCGGCGTGGGCAAGACCGAGCTGGCCAAGGCCCTGGCGGACTTCCTGTTCGACGACGAACGCGCCATGGTGCGGATCGACATGTCCGAGTACGGCGAGAAGCACAGCGTCGCGCGGCTGGTGGGGGCGCCTCCGGGATACGTCGGCTACGAGGAAGGCGGGCAGCTGACCGAGGCCGTCCGCCGTCGTCCCTACTCCGTGGTGCTGCTGGACGAAGTGGAGAAGGCGCACCCCGAGGTGTTCGACATCCTCCTGCAGGTGCTCGACGACGGCCGCCTCACCGACGGGCAGGGCCGCACCGTGGACTTCCGCAACGTGATCCTGGTGCTCACCTCCAACCTGGGCAGCCAGTTCCTGGTGGACCAGTCCCTGGACGCCGAGGCCAAGCGCAATGCCGTCATGGCCACGGTGAACGCGTCCTTCAAGCCGGAGTTCCTCAACCGGCTCGATGAAGTGGTGCTGTTCGACGCCCTCACGGTGGAGGAACTGGCCCACATCGTGGAGCTGCACGTGGCCGAACTGGGGCGGCGGCTGCACGAACGGCGGCTCACCCTCGATGTCACCGACGGCGCCAAGGCGTGGCTGGCGCTGTCCGGCTTCGACCCCGCCTACGGTGCCCGGCCGCTGCGCCGCCTGGTGCAGCGCGAGATCGGCGACCGCCTGGCCAAGGCCATCCTCGCCGGTGAGATCAGCGACGGCGACACCGTGCTGGTTGATACGGCGCCGGACTTCGGCGAACTGACCGAGGGCAACGTGGACACCATGACCGGTGCCCCCAGTTCCGGATTGTCGGTCCGCCGGAAGGACTAG
- a CDS encoding sulfate/molybdate ABC transporter ATP-binding protein — MTLSFQAVLAGRGFDVALTVAPGETVAVMGPNGAGKSTLLASIAGLLRPDGGQAQLNGRTLFDLDGGKRTWAAPHHRGTALLAQEPLLFPHLSALDNVSFGPRSAGMPKRAAEEQARRWLAEVEAGDLAARRPAQLSGGQAQRVAVARALAADPALLLLDEPLAALDIHSAPLLRRLFKRVLAGRQAIIVTHDVLDALMLADRVVILEDGRIVEEGPTRAVLERPRSSFAAGLAGLNFIPGTLDGAGVRTHEGLTITGHDDESWAPEPGPHGEPVPLPRPQGPGVAVFPPSAVSVFLNDAHGSPRNSFAVTITDLEPHGDQIRVRAGGLAADITPAASADLGLVPGMAVHFVVKAAAVSVYGT, encoded by the coding sequence GTGACGTTGTCCTTCCAGGCAGTGCTGGCCGGGCGGGGCTTCGACGTGGCCCTGACGGTGGCGCCGGGCGAAACCGTGGCCGTGATGGGGCCCAACGGCGCCGGCAAATCAACCCTGCTGGCCAGTATCGCGGGACTGCTGCGGCCTGACGGCGGCCAGGCCCAACTCAACGGCAGGACGCTCTTCGACCTCGACGGCGGAAAGCGCACGTGGGCGGCGCCGCACCACCGCGGGACCGCCCTGCTTGCCCAGGAACCCCTGCTCTTCCCCCACCTGAGCGCCCTGGACAATGTTTCCTTCGGCCCCCGCAGCGCCGGCATGCCCAAACGGGCGGCGGAGGAGCAGGCCCGGCGCTGGCTGGCTGAGGTCGAAGCCGGGGACCTGGCCGCACGGCGTCCCGCCCAACTCTCCGGCGGCCAGGCCCAGCGCGTGGCAGTGGCCCGTGCACTGGCCGCCGACCCGGCGCTCCTCCTGCTCGACGAGCCGCTGGCGGCCCTGGATATCCACTCCGCCCCGCTGCTGCGCCGCCTGTTCAAGCGGGTCCTTGCCGGACGGCAGGCCATCATCGTCACCCATGACGTGCTGGATGCACTGATGCTCGCGGACCGGGTGGTCATTTTGGAGGACGGTCGGATCGTAGAGGAAGGCCCAACCCGCGCCGTACTGGAACGGCCACGCAGTTCCTTTGCTGCCGGACTCGCCGGGCTGAACTTTATTCCGGGCACCCTGGACGGCGCAGGGGTGCGGACCCACGAGGGACTCACAATCACCGGCCATGATGACGAATCCTGGGCTCCGGAACCAGGCCCGCACGGCGAACCTGTCCCGCTGCCCAGGCCGCAGGGTCCCGGCGTCGCTGTCTTCCCGCCGTCGGCCGTCTCCGTGTTCCTCAACGACGCGCACGGCAGCCCCCGGAACTCGTTCGCCGTCACCATTACGGACCTTGAGCCGCACGGCGACCAGATCCGCGTCCGGGCGGGCGGCCTGGCCGCGGACATCACCCCTGCCGCCTCCGCGGACCTGGGACTTGTTCCCGGCATGGCGGTGCACTTCGTGGTTAAGGCCGCCGCCGTGTCCGTATACGGAACCTAG
- a CDS encoding ABC transporter permease produces MTRQQAGPPPARLPTPRPAYSGIPAWVRALAVLASVVVVLPLLAMVLRVDWAQFLPLVTSASSLTALGLSLRTSAASTMLCIVLGVPLALVLARDTFRLQGLLRSLVLLPLVLPPVVGGIALLYTFGRQGLLGQTLNVLGLQIAFSTTAVVLAQTFVALPFLVVSLEGALRTSGSRYEAVAATLGARPGTVFRRVTLPLVLPGLASGAVLSFARSLGEFGATLTFAGSLQGVTRTLPLEIYLQRETDPDAAVALSLVLVAVAVAVVALAYRRPGVGRAEAGQRTTTPAPAGGDVR; encoded by the coding sequence ATGACCCGTCAGCAAGCCGGCCCACCGCCGGCACGCCTGCCCACCCCACGTCCGGCCTACTCAGGCATCCCCGCCTGGGTCCGCGCCCTGGCCGTCCTGGCCTCTGTCGTCGTCGTGCTTCCACTGCTGGCCATGGTGCTCCGCGTGGACTGGGCGCAATTCCTTCCGCTGGTGACTTCCGCGTCGTCACTGACCGCGCTGGGACTGAGCCTGCGGACCTCGGCGGCGAGCACCATGCTGTGCATTGTGCTGGGAGTTCCACTGGCCCTGGTGCTTGCCCGGGATACCTTCCGCCTGCAGGGGCTGCTGCGCTCGCTGGTGCTCCTGCCGCTGGTGCTGCCCCCGGTGGTGGGCGGTATTGCCCTGCTCTATACGTTCGGCCGGCAGGGGCTGCTGGGGCAGACGCTGAATGTGCTCGGCCTGCAGATCGCGTTCTCCACCACGGCGGTGGTCCTGGCGCAGACGTTCGTTGCGCTGCCGTTCCTGGTGGTGAGCCTCGAGGGCGCACTGCGGACCTCCGGCTCACGGTACGAGGCCGTGGCGGCGACGCTGGGCGCCCGGCCCGGCACGGTGTTCCGGCGCGTCACCCTTCCGCTGGTCCTGCCCGGGCTGGCTTCCGGCGCCGTCCTGTCCTTCGCCCGCAGCCTGGGCGAGTTCGGCGCCACACTGACCTTCGCGGGCAGCCTGCAGGGGGTGACCCGGACCCTGCCGCTGGAAATCTACCTGCAGCGCGAAACGGACCCGGACGCCGCCGTCGCCCTGTCCCTGGTCCTGGTGGCCGTGGCCGTGGCGGTGGTTGCGCTTGCGTACCGGCGCCCGGGTGTGGGCCGTGCCGAAGCAGGACAACGGACGACGACGCCGGCCCCGGCAGGAGGGGACGTCCGGTGA
- the modA gene encoding molybdate ABC transporter substrate-binding protein, producing MTRGRILPAAVLLLAAFLSGCAPTGSAPGAGSGAKPGGTITVFAAASLKATFTQLAHTFEAENPGTAVTLSFAGSSDLASQISQGAPADVFAAADGDTMQKLQDDGLTEGAPRNFATNTLAIAVPPGNPAGITGFKDLARPGVKLVTCARQVPCGAAAAKAAETAGVGLNPVSEENAVTDVLGKVTSGEADAGLVYGTDIKAAGSKAAGIQFPESGSAVNIYPIAGVAGSRNRATARAFLDLVTSREGQEVLAAAGFGPPTPGNGSST from the coding sequence ATGACCCGGGGACGCATCCTGCCGGCCGCCGTGCTGCTGCTGGCCGCCTTCCTCTCCGGCTGCGCACCAACGGGCAGCGCTCCGGGAGCCGGCTCCGGCGCCAAGCCAGGCGGCACCATCACCGTTTTCGCCGCCGCCTCCCTCAAAGCCACCTTCACCCAGCTCGCCCACACTTTCGAGGCCGAAAACCCTGGCACCGCGGTCACCCTGAGCTTCGCCGGGTCCTCGGACCTGGCCAGCCAGATCAGCCAGGGAGCACCCGCGGACGTGTTCGCCGCGGCCGACGGAGACACCATGCAGAAGCTGCAGGACGACGGCCTCACGGAGGGCGCGCCCCGGAACTTCGCCACCAATACCCTTGCCATCGCAGTGCCGCCGGGCAACCCGGCGGGAATCACGGGGTTCAAGGACCTTGCCCGGCCAGGCGTCAAACTGGTCACCTGCGCCAGGCAGGTGCCCTGCGGGGCAGCCGCGGCCAAGGCGGCGGAGACTGCTGGAGTGGGCCTGAATCCGGTCAGTGAGGAAAACGCCGTCACCGACGTCCTGGGCAAGGTCACCTCCGGCGAGGCCGACGCCGGCCTGGTCTACGGCACGGACATCAAAGCCGCCGGATCCAAGGCGGCCGGCATCCAGTTCCCGGAGTCGGGAAGCGCGGTAAACATCTACCCCATCGCCGGGGTTGCCGGCAGCCGGAACAGGGCCACCGCCCGGGCTTTCCTGGACCTGGTGACCAGCCGGGAAGGGCAAGAGGTTCTCGCGGCTGCGGGATTCGGCCCGCCCACCCCCGGTAACGGAAGCAGCACATGA
- a CDS encoding TOBE domain-containing protein, producing the protein MALIRVSEAARFLGVSDDTVRRWTEHGTLTPLRDDSGRLAVDGLELATHAQKQAQLPDDPKSGSSSARNRFVGLVTNVITDKVMAQVELQCGPFRVVSLMSSEAVRELGLEPGSVATAVVKATTVIIESPKGRATA; encoded by the coding sequence ATGGCCCTCATTCGCGTTTCTGAAGCTGCCCGTTTTCTGGGCGTGAGCGACGATACCGTCCGGCGCTGGACGGAGCACGGAACGCTGACACCGCTCCGGGACGACTCCGGGCGGCTCGCCGTGGACGGACTGGAGCTGGCAACGCATGCGCAGAAGCAGGCCCAGCTTCCCGACGACCCCAAGAGCGGCAGCAGCTCGGCGCGGAACCGGTTCGTGGGCCTGGTCACCAACGTCATCACGGACAAGGTCATGGCGCAGGTGGAACTGCAGTGCGGGCCGTTCCGGGTGGTCTCGCTGATGAGCAGCGAAGCCGTGCGCGAGCTGGGCCTGGAGCCCGGCTCGGTGGCCACCGCGGTGGTCAAGGCAACAACGGTCATTATCGAATCCCCGAAGGGCCGGGCCACCGCATGA
- a CDS encoding DUF4031 domain-containing protein: MAIYIDPPLWPAHGTHFSHLVSDTSLDELHAFAAASGIPERAFDGDHYDVPERRIEELVAAGAVPVEGRVLVRKLIASGLRIPARRRNKSLKVPLLTRWEAIMPGHDALFLDLLDRWSEPHRHYHGCTHLLSVLEALDLLTEPGEAPRTVLLAAWFHDAVYRGSAGQDEEESARLAESRLAGTGLPEDEVAEVARLVRLTSDHRPEPWDDDGALLCDADLSVLGGDPEEYARYLGAVRKDYAHIGDADFSAGRAAVVRHLLELDPLFHHPRARELWQDAAHRNLKGELA, encoded by the coding sequence ATGGCCATCTACATCGACCCGCCGCTGTGGCCTGCACACGGAACGCACTTCTCGCATCTGGTATCGGACACGTCCCTCGATGAGCTGCATGCATTCGCCGCTGCCTCCGGGATCCCGGAGCGGGCGTTCGACGGCGACCATTACGATGTGCCGGAACGCCGCATTGAGGAGCTGGTGGCGGCAGGCGCGGTCCCCGTGGAGGGCAGGGTGCTGGTCCGCAAACTCATTGCCAGCGGATTGCGGATCCCGGCGCGACGGCGGAACAAATCGCTGAAAGTCCCGCTGCTGACCCGCTGGGAGGCTATAATGCCCGGCCACGACGCACTCTTCCTGGACCTTCTGGACCGCTGGAGCGAACCGCACCGACACTACCACGGCTGCACGCACCTGTTATCAGTGCTGGAGGCGCTGGACCTGCTCACCGAACCGGGAGAGGCACCCCGGACAGTGCTGCTGGCGGCCTGGTTCCACGATGCCGTGTACCGCGGGTCGGCGGGCCAGGACGAGGAGGAGTCTGCCCGGCTGGCGGAAAGCCGGCTGGCCGGAACCGGACTGCCGGAAGATGAGGTGGCGGAAGTGGCACGGCTTGTCCGCCTTACGTCTGACCACCGGCCGGAGCCATGGGACGACGACGGGGCCCTCCTTTGCGACGCGGACCTTTCGGTTCTGGGCGGCGATCCGGAGGAGTACGCCCGCTACCTTGGCGCCGTCCGGAAAGACTACGCGCACATCGGTGACGCCGACTTCTCAGCCGGCAGGGCCGCCGTCGTGCGCCACCTGCTGGAACTGGACCCGCTCTTCCACCACCCGCGGGCCCGGGAACTGTGGCAGGACGCCGCGCACCGGAACCTGAAAGGCGAACTGGCATGA
- a CDS encoding 2-phosphosulfolactate phosphatase: MNAPGSSPRHTHSANAAHRQLPFTVRLDWGLEGARTVASGADIAVVVDVLSFGTCVSVALDRGADVFPYPWRDTSAEDFAAHHQAQLAGPRGGGGLSLSPASFRAAESLERVVLPSPNGSELCHALAADVPLVAAVCLRNAAATADWVAANLPGDAVLAVVAAGERWPDGRLRPAVEDQIGAGAFIAGLAAAGRGGYEAGDGRHGYAPEAVAAMAVFESAEPRLREMLQQCSSGRELSGGGYAEDVDIAAELDQSDSVAILRNGAFRPL, from the coding sequence ATGAACGCTCCCGGCTCCAGCCCGCGGCACACGCACTCTGCCAATGCCGCGCACCGCCAGCTCCCTTTCACGGTCAGGCTGGACTGGGGGCTGGAGGGAGCCAGGACCGTGGCATCAGGCGCCGACATTGCAGTGGTGGTGGACGTCCTTTCCTTCGGCACCTGCGTCAGCGTGGCGCTGGACAGGGGCGCCGACGTCTTTCCCTACCCGTGGCGGGACACCAGCGCCGAAGACTTCGCCGCCCACCATCAGGCACAGCTGGCCGGCCCCCGCGGCGGCGGCGGGCTGAGCCTCTCCCCCGCCAGCTTCCGCGCTGCAGAGTCCCTGGAAAGAGTGGTCCTGCCCTCCCCCAACGGGTCGGAACTCTGCCACGCGCTGGCCGCGGACGTGCCGCTGGTCGCCGCAGTCTGCCTTCGGAACGCCGCAGCCACTGCCGACTGGGTGGCGGCGAACCTCCCGGGTGACGCGGTACTGGCAGTGGTGGCCGCCGGTGAGCGCTGGCCTGACGGCAGGCTGCGGCCCGCCGTGGAGGACCAAATCGGCGCCGGGGCGTTCATCGCAGGGCTGGCGGCCGCCGGCAGGGGCGGCTATGAAGCCGGGGACGGCAGGCACGGCTACGCGCCGGAGGCTGTGGCCGCCATGGCCGTATTTGAATCCGCGGAACCGCGGCTGCGCGAAATGCTGCAGCAGTGTTCCAGCGGCCGTGAGCTGTCCGGAGGCGGCTATGCGGAGGATGTGGACATTGCCGCTGAACTGGACCAAAGCGATTCGGTGGCCATCCTGCGGAACGGGGCGTTCCGGCCACTGTGA
- a CDS encoding YccF domain-containing protein: protein MKTLLNIIWLVFGGFWLALGYFLAGVVCCLLIVTIPWGIASFRIASYTLWPFGRMVVDKPGGTGVFSLLGNVIWLLVAGIWIAIGHVVTAFAMAVTIIGIPLAIANLKLIPVSLMPLGKQIVPTNTPFVSNYPVSSYR, encoded by the coding sequence ATGAAGACACTTCTGAACATCATCTGGCTGGTTTTCGGCGGCTTTTGGCTGGCCCTGGGCTATTTCCTGGCAGGCGTGGTCTGCTGCCTGCTGATCGTCACCATCCCCTGGGGCATTGCCTCATTCCGGATTGCCTCCTACACCCTGTGGCCGTTTGGCCGCATGGTGGTGGACAAGCCCGGCGGCACCGGTGTCTTCTCGCTGCTGGGCAATGTGATTTGGCTGCTCGTGGCCGGGATCTGGATCGCCATCGGCCACGTGGTGACCGCGTTCGCCATGGCCGTGACCATCATCGGCATCCCGCTGGCCATCGCCAACCTGAAGCTCATCCCGGTATCCCTCATGCCGCTGGGCAAACAGATCGTGCCCACCAATACGCCTTTCGTGAGCAACTACCCGGTCAGCAGCTACCGCTAG
- a CDS encoding phosphoribosylanthranilate isomerase — protein sequence MFVKVCGLSTPESVREAVDAGADAVGFVLTASPRVVSPSQAASLRAAVPSGVSPIGVFRDEPVADAIAIARAAGLEWIQLHGARSRTDVATVHDAGMKLIRAITMGAGQDEFDDWGEDLLLIDAAVPGSGESWDYASVAALPALQGRNWLLAGGLDAANVAQASAAAHAWGVDVSSGVEASRGVKDLAKVRAFVHAAKAAATV from the coding sequence ATGTTCGTCAAAGTGTGTGGTCTCAGCACCCCCGAATCGGTGCGCGAAGCGGTGGATGCCGGCGCGGATGCCGTGGGATTTGTGCTCACCGCCAGCCCCCGGGTTGTCTCGCCGTCGCAGGCTGCCTCCCTGCGGGCAGCGGTCCCCAGCGGAGTTTCCCCCATCGGGGTCTTCCGGGACGAGCCGGTGGCGGATGCCATCGCCATCGCCCGGGCCGCGGGCCTGGAATGGATCCAGCTGCACGGGGCGCGGTCACGCACGGACGTGGCAACGGTGCACGACGCCGGCATGAAGCTGATCAGGGCCATCACCATGGGTGCCGGCCAGGATGAGTTCGACGACTGGGGCGAGGACCTGCTCCTGATTGACGCCGCCGTGCCGGGCTCAGGGGAATCCTGGGACTACGCCTCCGTGGCGGCCCTGCCGGCGCTGCAGGGACGGAACTGGCTGCTCGCCGGCGGCCTCGACGCCGCCAACGTGGCCCAGGCATCAGCGGCCGCGCATGCCTGGGGAGTGGACGTTTCCTCCGGCGTGGAAGCGTCCCGCGGCGTGAAGGACCTGGCCAAGGTCCGGGCCTTTGTCCACGCGGCCAAGGCAGCCGCCACGGTTTAG
- a CDS encoding HutD/Ves family protein gives MQIIRFAELKAEPWRNGGGVTREIARKGTDDGGWDWRVSIADVAKAGDFSTFPGMERVLTVIEGELLLLSVDGAEQPLEKYRPFRFDGGAATTAKLPTGDIRDLNVITRTAACKGYTSIIELSKKRAHPVFEGQLGVLLQGQAKVSESGAEPLELGRYDAVVGSDADSPEILGRGFLAVVSIDPITAQG, from the coding sequence ATGCAGATCATCCGCTTCGCTGAGCTCAAGGCCGAACCATGGCGCAACGGCGGCGGCGTGACCAGGGAAATCGCACGCAAGGGCACTGACGATGGCGGCTGGGACTGGCGGGTGAGCATCGCTGACGTCGCCAAGGCAGGGGACTTTTCCACCTTCCCCGGCATGGAGCGCGTCCTGACGGTCATTGAAGGGGAACTGCTCCTGCTCAGCGTGGACGGAGCGGAACAGCCCCTGGAAAAGTACCGTCCCTTCAGGTTCGACGGCGGCGCGGCCACCACGGCCAAGCTGCCCACCGGCGACATCCGGGACCTCAACGTCATCACGCGCACGGCCGCCTGCAAGGGCTACACCTCCATCATTGAGCTGTCCAAAAAGCGCGCCCACCCCGTCTTTGAGGGGCAGCTTGGCGTGCTGCTGCAGGGACAGGCGAAGGTCAGCGAAAGCGGGGCCGAACCGCTGGAGCTGGGCCGGTATGACGCCGTGGTGGGTTCCGACGCCGACTCCCCCGAAATCCTGGGCCGCGGCTTCCTGGCAGTGGTGTCGATCGACCCGATTACCGCGCAGGGCTGA
- a CDS encoding Gfo/Idh/MocA family protein — MEAPPSSAPVPKAPVRLLIAGAGARGSAYARLAVDTGRAVVAGIAEPRRPLREALAAELGVPAAGAFEDWQAMLRTRLPADGIIIATPDREHGRPFAAAAAHGYPVLLEKPIAPDPAGCAELARLQQESGIRAAVCHVLRYTPLTALLRQLLSAGAVGRIISVQHLEPVGFWHFAHSYVRGNWRREEESSPFLLAKCTHDVDWLSFIIGSRPVRVSSFGRLSHFRPGEAPEGASDRCISCPAEPRCPYSALRIYGPGRPPIGEAADPARTYFADVVDPGGTRESLWQALVTGPYGRCVYSSDNDVVDHQVVNIEYENGTTAAFTATAFTAKGPRITRIFGSHGEITVEAGTVSAYDFLTGETTVYPIPAAAAQLQGEKHEGGDRGLVQAWVGALATGDWSGVVSGLEESLVSHGVVFAAEHARRRGTVAAVEEFSPAR, encoded by the coding sequence ATGGAGGCACCGCCGTCGTCCGCCCCCGTGCCCAAAGCACCCGTGCGCCTCCTCATTGCCGGCGCCGGTGCACGGGGCTCCGCCTATGCCCGGCTTGCAGTGGATACCGGCCGCGCCGTGGTGGCGGGCATCGCGGAGCCGCGCCGCCCGCTGCGCGAAGCCCTCGCGGCGGAGCTTGGCGTGCCGGCCGCGGGTGCTTTCGAGGACTGGCAGGCCATGCTGCGCACCCGGCTGCCGGCGGACGGCATCATCATTGCCACCCCCGACCGCGAACACGGAAGGCCGTTCGCCGCCGCGGCAGCCCACGGCTACCCCGTCCTCCTCGAAAAGCCCATCGCCCCCGACCCCGCCGGCTGCGCGGAGCTGGCCCGCCTGCAGCAGGAATCGGGGATCAGGGCCGCCGTCTGCCACGTCCTGCGCTACACCCCGCTGACGGCTCTGCTGCGGCAGCTCCTCTCTGCAGGGGCCGTAGGCCGGATTATCTCCGTCCAGCACCTGGAGCCTGTGGGTTTCTGGCACTTCGCGCATTCGTACGTGCGCGGGAACTGGCGGCGGGAGGAAGAATCCAGCCCCTTCCTGCTGGCCAAGTGCACCCACGACGTGGACTGGCTTTCCTTCATCATCGGAAGCCGGCCCGTGCGGGTGTCCTCCTTTGGCCGGCTCTCGCATTTCCGGCCCGGGGAGGCGCCGGAGGGCGCGTCCGACCGCTGCATCAGCTGCCCGGCTGAACCGCGTTGCCCCTATTCGGCCCTGCGCATCTACGGGCCGGGCCGGCCTCCGATCGGTGAAGCGGCGGACCCCGCCCGGACCTACTTTGCCGACGTGGTGGACCCGGGCGGCACACGGGAATCGCTGTGGCAGGCGCTGGTAACGGGTCCCTACGGCCGTTGCGTCTATTCGTCAGACAACGACGTGGTGGACCACCAGGTGGTGAACATTGAGTACGAAAACGGGACAACGGCCGCCTTCACAGCCACCGCTTTTACCGCCAAGGGCCCACGGATCACCAGGATTTTCGGCAGTCACGGGGAAATCACAGTCGAGGCCGGCACCGTCTCGGCCTATGACTTCCTGACCGGGGAAACCACCGTTTACCCGATCCCGGCCGCTGCTGCCCAGCTCCAGGGCGAAAAGCACGAGGGCGGCGACAGGGGCCTCGTGCAGGCCTGGGTGGGGGCGCTGGCCACCGGAGACTGGTCAGGAGTCGTGTCGGGACTGGAGGAGTCGCTTGTCAGCCACGGCGTGGTTTTTGCCGCTGAGCACGCGCGCCGGCGGGGCACCGTCGCAGCGGTGGAGGAGTTCAGCCCTGCGCGGTAA